ACGCTGATCCAGCCTTCGGCGAAACCCGGGAGGCTGCGCACGTCGGCGGCGGCCTCGAGGACGATGCCGTCGCGGCTGTACACGCACGGCGTTGCGGCGATTCCGGCTTCGCCCAGCAGCGCGAGATAAGCATCGCGACTGTGATGGCGGCGGTTGACCCGCAGGATCATCGGCGGATGCGCGTTGTTCGCGTCGCAGATCGCTTCCCACTGTTCCGGCCAGAACGCCTTGAGGGATTTTTGCAGCCAGCGCGGGTGAGCGGTGCGCACCACCGGGTCGCGTTCGAGTTCGGCGAAAATCGTCTCGCTTTCGCGCTGGGCATTTCGCAGCACGGCGTTGAGCAGACCTTTGGCCCAAGGCTTTTTCAGCTTGTCGGCGCAACCGACGGTTTCGCCGATGGCGGCGTGGGCCGGTACGCGGGTGTAGAGCAATTGGTAGAGGCCGACCAACAGCAGTGCTTCGACGTCGGCGTCAGCAGCCTTGAACGGTTTCTGCAGCAGCTTTTCCGCCAGTGCCGCCAGGCGTGGCTGCCAGCGCGCCGTGCCGAAGGCCAGATCCTGAGTGAAACCGCGATCGCGATCCTCGACCTTGTCCAGTTGCGTCGGCAGTGAGCTGTTCAGCGAAGCCTTGCCGCTGAGCACGGCAGCGAGGGCCTTGGCGGCGGCCAGACGCGGGTTCATTGCGCGTCCACCGCTGCGCCGAGCACGCTGCCGACGGCGAACTTCTCGCGGCGGCTGTTGAACAGGTCGCTGAAGTTCAGGGCCTTGCCGCCGGGCAGTTGCAGGCGGGTCAGGCACAGCGCTTGTTCGCCGCAGGCGACGGTCAGGCCGTCCTTGCTGGCGCTGAGGATTTCCCCCGGAGCGCCAGTGCCTTCAGCCACTGTCGCGGCCAGCACTTTCAACGCTTCGCCATTGAGCGTGCTGTGGGTGATCGGCCACGGGTTGAAGGCGCGTACCAGGCGTTCAAGCTCAAGCGCCGGACGGCTCCAGTCGATGCGCGCTTCGTCTTTGTTGAGTTTGTGCGCGTAGGTGGCGAGCTCATCGTTTTGCACCTCACCTTCCAGCGTGCCGGCAGCCAGACCGGCAATCGCCTGGACCACGGCGGGTGGACCCATCTCGGCGAGGCGATCATGCAGGGTGCCGCCGGTGTCTTCAGCACTGATCGGGGTGACCACCTTGAGCAGCATCGGCCCGGTATCGAGACCGGCTTCCATGCGCATCACGGTTACGCCGCTTTCGGCATCACCGTGTTCGACCGCGCGCTGGATCGGCGCCGCACCACGCCAGCGCGGCAGCAGCGACGCATGGCTGTTGATGCAGCCCAGGCGCGGAATATCCAGCACCGCTTGCGGCAGGATCAGACCGTAGGCGACCACCACCATCAAGTCCGGCTTCAGCGCGGCCAGTTCTGCCTGCGCGTCGGCATTGCGCAAGGTCGGCGGTTGCAACACCTGGATATTATTTTCCAACGCGAGTTGTTTGACCGGGCTCGGCATGAGTTTTTGCCCACGGCCGGCCGGGCGATCCGGCTGGGTGTAGACCGCGACGATCTCGTACGGGCTGCTCAGCAGGGCCTTGAGGTGTTCGGCGGCAAATTCCGGGGTACCGGCAAAAACAATGCGCAGTGGCTCAGTCATGAAAAGCGTCTCATAAAAAGAAAAAGGCTTGCCGCAGCAAGCCTTTGAAGAGGGGCATCAAGCGTTCTGGCGGTGCAGCTTTTCCAGCTTCTTCTTGATCCGGTCGCGTTTGAGCGTGGACAGGTAATCGACGAACAATTTGCCGTTGAGGTGGTCGCATTCGTGCTGGATGCACACCGCGAGCAGGCCTTCGGCGATCAGCTCATAGGGCTTGCCGTCGCGGTCCAGCGCCTTGATTTTGACCTTCTGCGGGCGGTCGACGTTTTCGTAGAAGCCCGGTACCGAGAGGCAGCCTTCCTGGTACTGGTCCATGTCGTCGGTCAGCGGTTCGAACTCGGGGTTGATGAATACCCTTGGCTCGGTGCGGTCTTCGGACAGGTCCATCACGACGATACGTTTGTGCACGTTGACCTGGGTCGCGGCGAGGCCGATGCCCGGCGCTTCATACATTGTTTCAAACATGTCGTCGACCAACTGACGCACTTCGTCGTCCACTACAGCCAC
This genomic interval from Pseudomonas koreensis contains the following:
- the rsmB gene encoding 16S rRNA (cytosine(967)-C(5))-methyltransferase RsmB, whose amino-acid sequence is MNPRLAAAKALAAVLSGKASLNSSLPTQLDKVEDRDRGFTQDLAFGTARWQPRLAALAEKLLQKPFKAADADVEALLLVGLYQLLYTRVPAHAAIGETVGCADKLKKPWAKGLLNAVLRNAQRESETIFAELERDPVVRTAHPRWLQKSLKAFWPEQWEAICDANNAHPPMILRVNRRHHSRDAYLALLGEAGIAATPCVYSRDGIVLEAAADVRSLPGFAEGWISVQDEAAQLAADLLDLAPGQRVLDACCAPGGKTCHILEAEPALAGVVAVDLEAKRLVRVKENLERLGLNAELIAADGRDTAKWWDGKPFQRILLDAPCSATGVIRRHPDIKLTRQPDDIAALAQLQGELLDAMWKTLEVGGILVYATCSTLPTENTEVIAAFLERTPGARELDLATAAGIKQPHGRQLLAQQGGHDGFYYAKLIKIAAARG
- the def gene encoding peptide deformylase, whose product is MAILNILEFPDPRLRTIAKPVAVVDDEVRQLVDDMFETMYEAPGIGLAATQVNVHKRIVVMDLSEDRTEPRVFINPEFEPLTDDMDQYQEGCLSVPGFYENVDRPQKVKIKALDRDGKPYELIAEGLLAVCIQHECDHLNGKLFVDYLSTLKRDRIKKKLEKLHRQNA
- the fmt gene encoding methionyl-tRNA formyltransferase, producing the protein MTEPLRIVFAGTPEFAAEHLKALLSSPYEIVAVYTQPDRPAGRGQKLMPSPVKQLALENNIQVLQPPTLRNADAQAELAALKPDLMVVVAYGLILPQAVLDIPRLGCINSHASLLPRWRGAAPIQRAVEHGDAESGVTVMRMEAGLDTGPMLLKVVTPISAEDTGGTLHDRLAEMGPPAVVQAIAGLAAGTLEGEVQNDELATYAHKLNKDEARIDWSRPALELERLVRAFNPWPITHSTLNGEALKVLAATVAEGTGAPGEILSASKDGLTVACGEQALCLTRLQLPGGKALNFSDLFNSRREKFAVGSVLGAAVDAQ